The DNA window GGAGGCAGCTGGATCAGCCCATATCAATAAGTGAGATGTTTTGTGAATTTAATGACTCTTAACTACTTATCTAGGACCAAACCATGCTTGAACATTTTAATTACATCAGGGACGGCTTACAACAACATATTGTTCCTAAAAAAATCCATTCCTCTGCAGCTATTGTGGGGATTGTAGATGCACTCCCAATCGGGAACAGAAAAGTGAATGTAGAATGGGTAGCCGTGTTACTCTGTGCAAGCAcaataggtaaaagcaaaatagaaataaaaactaaaaacgtggtggcaccttcttcttgtttagttgtgtccgactcttcgtgaccccatggaccagagcacgccaggccctcctgtcttccactgcctcccggagtttgatcaaattcatgttggtagtttcgatgacactgtccaaccatctcatcctctgtcgtccccttctcctcttgccatcacactttcctaacattaaggtcttttccagggagtcctctcttctcatgagatggccaaagtattggagcctcagcttcaggatctgtccttccagtgagcactcagggttgattttcctggcaccttaaagactattaatttttttaatgggagctttcctGGCCAAGTCCACTTCACCAGAGATTCGTGAATGCCTTTCCCCGGCGGGTGCCATTCTCTTTAGGGAATCCTGTGCCCCTCTGCTGGCAAACGGCAACACCCAAGAGCCCCCCAGTAAGGGTCAACCGGGTGTTTCCTGAGGCCGTATCCCGGCAGCGCGCACGAAGGGCAGCCGCTGGGCCAGCGGTCCGCcacagaaacccccccccccccttcaccgcCGGGGAGACGGACAGGGCGCCGCacgtgcgcgggggggggggaggaggcgggGCGGGAAGGAGCGAGACTTCGCTCAACCTGCCGCTGGCCCAGCCCGGCCCGGGAGGGGCGGTCCTGGCGgagcgagcgggggggggggaggcggaggagCCGCGCCAAGCAAGCTGGCAGCTCGACGGCAACGCGCTTAGCCCGGCGCCCACGGCCAGGCGGCGGGGCTGGGGCTGCCGCGCCATTGACTTTGCCGTCTCCCGTGAAGTTGCGGCGATGCCTCGCCGGTTGGAGAAGTTCTTGCAAATAGCTCCTCACTCCTTGGCTATCGTCTTGAGCGCCTGTGGCGGCGACGAGATTGCCTCGGGGGCGCCCAGGCGGCAGCCAGAGGAGACGCGGGAGGAGGGAAGCGGCGGTGCTGGCGGCGgcgaggtggcggcggcggcgggggaggagGACGAGTACCGGGACAGGGAAGGGGAGGGCGGCCGCCCGCGTTCACGGGCCCGGCGGGGAGAGTTGCCACCCGGCCCCCAGCTGGGGCGCCACCACATCGGCTACGAGATTTTCGCCGACTTCAAGCAGGAGAACATGCAGAatttctggaacaagaaggtGACGGCGGCGGTGGCCGAGACCTTCTTCCTGGGCTGGATCGACGAGCAGGTGCTGTTGATCCAGGGCAAGGAGGAGCACCTGGAGGTGCTGCGCGAGGGCTGGATGCGCCGGGCCCTCAAACCCCCTGCCGGCTTCCACATCAAGTGCCTGGGTAAGAGCGCCCCCAAGAGGGGTGCAGCGGCGCCGCGCCAGGGCAAGCCGGGACAGGACGGccgggagcggcggcggcggcggcggcggcgtccgcTCAGTGGACGGGAgcgatgggggggagggaggcgcGGCGACGGAGGTGGTGTGTGGGCTGGCGCTTGCGCACTAGCGCTGCGCCAACTTCCCTCGTGGCAAGTTGAGAAGGATCCTCGGAACGGCCCGGGACCAGTTTTTGTGCCTGAGGTTCAAGGCGGGAGGGGAAAGCGAGCTGGGCGCGCATCCTGAAAGGAAGACCTTGGCTTCCTATCTCCTCCCTGCGCTTTCCGCTCAAACCTGACGCTCCCCTTGTCGTACTTTGCTCGGTCTTGTATCGAGGCTTCTTGAAAAATATATTCTGCTTTTGACGGATGGCAGGAGGGgtgcgtgtatgtatgtatgtatgtatgtatgtatgtatgtatgtatgtatgtatgtatgtatgtatgtatgtatgtatgtatgtatgcatgtatgtatgtatgtatgtatgtatgtatgtatgtatagagTTCGATTTCCAAACAGTTTTCAAGAAACAAACCATTTTGAAACGACTCTCTTTTCCCTGAAATGACATTTGGAGACAATGTGACAGATAAAATACTAGGCAAAATTTCCAGTCTTAGGATGTTACCTgtcagagagtgtgtgtgtgttgtgtgtgtgtgtgtgtgtgtgtgtgtgtgtgtgtgtgtgtgtgtttggattgCATCCCCTATAATTCTTAAAGAATTCCccgtcagtgtgtgtgtgtgtgtgtgtgtgtgtgtgtgtgtgtgtgtgtgtgtgtgtgtgtgtgtgtgttcggatTGCATCCCCTATAATTCTTAAAGAATTCCCCAGCTCAGCAATAACAAGTCTACTGACCAGCTTTATGGTTGCACTGTTACTTTCTTCTCCAGCCTGTTTCTGCTTTCCAAAACAAGGAAGCTCCCCTTGTGTTACAGtgggggtctctacttaagaacttaatccgtattggaaggtggttctcaagttgaaaagttcttatgttgaatctgcatttcccatcggaatgcattgaaaaccatttaatccgtatctgctcttttccgtccatagaaactacagtggaacctctacttaagaacttaatccgttttggaatggtgttcctaagttgaaacgttcttaagttgaagcaaaatttcccataggaatggactgaaaaccaattaatccgttctggctgttttttgtttgttttttgttatgtagaggtgcgttcgtacattgaagcatt is part of the Pogona vitticeps strain Pit_001003342236 chromosome 5, PviZW2.1, whole genome shotgun sequence genome and encodes:
- the LOC140707541 gene encoding uncharacterized protein LOC140707541; the encoded protein is MPRRLEKFLQIAPHSLAIVLSACGGDEIASGAPRRQPEETREEGSGGAGGGEVAAAAGEEDEYRDREGEGGRPRSRARRGELPPGPQLGRHHIGYEIFADFKQENMQNFWNKKVTAAVAETFFLGWIDEQVLLIQGKEEHLEVLREGWMRRALKPPAGFHIKCLVQPLEPPENQLWEIFHPFGADFWHALWQP